In Rhizobium sp. ZPR4, a genomic segment contains:
- the pgl gene encoding 6-phosphogluconolactonase produces MTANMHAFANGAELAGKLADKVAETLSAAVATRGSASIAVSGGSTPKAFFQALSSRSIDWGKVTITLVDERFVPADNPRSNHLLVQENLLKDKAAAAKFLPLYQAAASVEEAAVIATEETKAVGHPFDVAILGMGNDGHTASFFPGGSNLKTALDPNTPRGIITMEAEGAGEPRLTFTFSSLQDARLLVLHIEGEGKKDVLAKAEASGEETEMPIRAMLRRAASPVEIYWAP; encoded by the coding sequence ATGACAGCGAACATGCATGCTTTCGCCAATGGTGCCGAACTCGCCGGCAAGCTCGCGGACAAGGTAGCCGAGACCCTCTCGGCCGCCGTCGCAACGCGCGGTTCCGCAAGCATCGCGGTCTCCGGCGGCTCGACGCCGAAGGCCTTCTTTCAAGCGCTGTCATCGCGCTCGATCGACTGGGGCAAGGTAACGATCACCCTCGTCGACGAACGGTTCGTGCCGGCTGACAATCCGCGCTCAAACCATCTGCTCGTTCAGGAAAACCTGCTGAAGGACAAGGCGGCGGCCGCCAAGTTCCTCCCACTTTATCAGGCTGCTGCCTCCGTCGAGGAGGCCGCAGTCATCGCCACGGAAGAAACCAAGGCTGTTGGCCATCCCTTCGATGTCGCCATCCTCGGCATGGGCAATGACGGCCATACGGCGTCGTTCTTTCCGGGCGGCAGCAACCTCAAAACCGCACTTGATCCGAATACCCCGCGCGGCATCATCACGATGGAAGCGGAAGGTGCCGGTGAGCCGCGGCTGACATTCACCTTCTCCAGTCTTCAGGATGCCCGATTGCTGGTGCTCCATATCGAGGGAGAAGGAAAGAAGGACGTTTTGGCCAAGGCTGAAGCGTCGGGCGAAGAAACCGAGATGCCGATCCGCGCCATGCTGCGCCGGGCGGCTTCCCCGGTTGAAATTTATTGGGCTCCGTGA
- a CDS encoding FAD-binding oxidoreductase yields the protein MTLQETWQSPIAPGLSFYQATVGDRASYPKLDGSRRADVAIVGGGYTGLQAAYNLAKGGVEVVLIDANRFGDGASGRNGGQLGTGQRWWPEELEEKIGYERSKALFDLAEDAKRHLLDFASEHGIDIDFLPGQMNVTHKRSYKRDYMDSAEIAATRYGYPHMTFMDEAETQERLGSQFYLYGVRDTGTGHIHPLKLLIGLARVAAETGASLFEMTKAKGFRQASGKTIIETDGGEITADRVLIACNGYIGNLEPVTASHVMPIRSFIGATEPLDRFPQVLPGNEAVADSRFVVRYFRKSKDGRLLFGGREAYTADNPRDITQHIRRQITEIYPALSDINIDYAWGGSVGITMPRQPFVREVMPGVTSIGGYSGHGVMLSNYCGKLYAKTVLGNADELHLFRELNIPPFPGGARMRAPLLFLALSWFALRDRF from the coding sequence ATGACATTGCAGGAAACATGGCAAAGCCCGATCGCGCCGGGTCTTTCCTTCTATCAGGCGACCGTCGGCGATCGCGCCAGCTATCCAAAACTCGATGGCTCGCGCCGGGCTGACGTCGCGATCGTCGGCGGCGGCTATACCGGCCTTCAAGCCGCCTATAACCTCGCCAAGGGCGGTGTCGAGGTCGTTCTGATCGACGCCAACCGCTTCGGCGACGGCGCCTCCGGCCGCAATGGCGGACAGCTCGGCACCGGCCAGCGCTGGTGGCCCGAAGAACTCGAAGAGAAAATCGGCTATGAGCGCTCGAAGGCCCTCTTCGATCTGGCCGAGGACGCCAAGCGCCACCTTCTCGACTTCGCATCGGAGCATGGCATCGACATCGATTTCCTGCCCGGCCAGATGAATGTCACGCACAAGCGCAGCTACAAGCGCGACTATATGGACAGTGCGGAAATCGCGGCGACCCGCTACGGCTATCCGCACATGACGTTCATGGATGAGGCCGAAACCCAGGAGCGGCTGGGTTCGCAATTCTATCTCTATGGCGTTCGGGATACGGGCACGGGCCATATCCATCCGCTGAAGCTGCTCATCGGCCTTGCCCGTGTCGCAGCCGAAACCGGTGCGTCGCTTTTTGAAATGACCAAGGCGAAGGGCTTTCGCCAAGCAAGTGGCAAGACCATAATCGAAACGGATGGCGGAGAGATCACCGCCGACCGCGTGCTGATCGCCTGCAACGGCTACATCGGCAATCTGGAGCCTGTCACGGCAAGCCATGTCATGCCGATCCGCTCCTTCATCGGTGCCACCGAGCCGCTCGACCGCTTCCCGCAGGTTCTTCCCGGCAACGAGGCGGTGGCCGATTCGCGATTCGTCGTGCGCTATTTCCGCAAATCGAAGGATGGGCGCCTGCTGTTCGGTGGGCGTGAGGCCTATACGGCAGACAATCCGCGCGACATAACGCAGCATATCCGCCGACAGATCACCGAAATCTACCCGGCTCTCAGCGATATCAACATCGATTATGCCTGGGGCGGCTCGGTCGGCATCACCATGCCGCGGCAGCCTTTCGTGCGCGAGGTCATGCCGGGCGTCACCTCAATCGGCGGCTATTCCGGCCATGGGGTGATGCTGTCAAACTATTGCGGTAAACTCTATGCGAAAACGGTTCTCGGGAATGCGGACGAACTTCATCTCTTCAGGGAGCTGAATATCCCGCCTTTCCCCGGCGGTGCGCGCATGCGGGCGCCTCTGCTGTTCCTGGCGCTCTCGTGGTTTGCGTTGCGCGACAGGTTTTGA
- the edd gene encoding phosphogluconate dehydratase, producing MAADARISKITARIVERSKPTRERYLDRLRNAATRGAQRSVLGCANLAHGFAICSPSEKDALAGDQVPNLGIITSYNDMLSAHQPFETYPAIIREAAAQAGGIAQVAGGVPAMCDGVTQGQPGMELSLFSRDLIAMSAAVGLSHNMFDAAVFLGVCDKIVPGLVIAALSFGHLPAVFIPAGPMTSGLPNDEKSRVRQLYAEGKVGRAELLEAESKSYHGPGTCTFYGTANSNQMLMEIMGFHMPGASFVNPGTPLREALTREATKRALAITAMGNEFTPAGEMIDERSIVNGVVGLHATGGSTNHTMHIVAMARAAGIVLTWQDISELSDIIPLLARVYPNGLADVNHFHAAGGMGFLIKELLKKGLLHDDVRTVYGQGLSGYSIDVKLGADGNVVREPAPDKSHDPKVLASIDSPFQSSGGLKMLRGNIGKAVIKISAVKPERHIVEAPAVIFHDQLEMQQAFKDGKLNRDFVAVVRFQGPKANGMPELHKLTPALGVLQDRGFRVALLTDGRMSGASGKVPAAIHVTPEAVDGGPIARIREGDIIRIDAIAGTLEVLVDAADMAEREPVVADLSENEFGMGRELFAPFRHTAGPADQGASVLFRH from the coding sequence ATGGCCGCTGACGCCCGCATTTCCAAGATTACCGCACGCATCGTCGAGCGCTCGAAGCCGACACGCGAACGCTATCTGGACCGCCTGCGCAATGCAGCAACCAGAGGGGCGCAACGCTCCGTGCTTGGCTGCGCCAATCTTGCGCACGGCTTCGCCATCTGTTCCCCCTCCGAGAAAGACGCACTGGCGGGAGACCAGGTGCCCAATCTCGGAATCATCACCTCCTATAACGACATGCTTTCGGCACATCAGCCCTTCGAGACCTATCCGGCCATCATCCGTGAGGCAGCGGCCCAGGCGGGCGGCATCGCCCAGGTGGCGGGCGGCGTGCCGGCCATGTGCGATGGTGTTACGCAAGGGCAGCCGGGCATGGAACTCTCGCTCTTTTCGCGCGACCTGATCGCCATGTCGGCAGCCGTCGGCCTGTCGCACAACATGTTCGATGCCGCTGTCTTCCTCGGCGTCTGCGACAAGATCGTGCCCGGTCTCGTCATCGCCGCCCTCTCCTTCGGCCATCTGCCTGCGGTCTTCATTCCGGCCGGACCGATGACCTCGGGCCTGCCGAACGACGAGAAGTCTCGCGTGCGGCAGCTCTATGCCGAAGGCAAGGTCGGCCGCGCCGAACTGCTCGAGGCGGAATCGAAATCGTATCACGGCCCCGGCACCTGCACCTTCTACGGCACGGCGAATTCGAACCAGATGCTGATGGAGATCATGGGCTTCCATATGCCGGGCGCCTCCTTCGTCAATCCCGGCACGCCGCTGCGCGAGGCTCTCACGCGCGAAGCAACCAAGCGTGCGCTTGCGATTACCGCCATGGGCAATGAATTCACGCCCGCCGGCGAGATGATCGACGAACGCTCGATCGTCAACGGCGTCGTCGGCCTGCACGCGACAGGCGGCTCGACGAACCACACGATGCACATCGTCGCGATGGCACGCGCGGCCGGCATCGTGCTCACCTGGCAGGATATTTCCGAGCTTTCCGACATCATCCCGCTGCTCGCGCGCGTCTATCCGAACGGACTTGCCGACGTGAACCATTTCCATGCCGCCGGCGGCATGGGCTTCCTCATCAAGGAACTCCTGAAGAAGGGCCTGCTGCACGACGACGTGCGCACCGTCTACGGCCAGGGCCTCAGCGGCTACTCCATCGATGTCAAGCTCGGCGCTGATGGCAATGTCGTGCGCGAGCCGGCACCGGATAAGAGCCACGACCCGAAGGTGCTGGCAAGCATCGACTCGCCGTTCCAGAGCAGCGGCGGCCTGAAGATGCTGCGCGGCAATATCGGCAAGGCGGTCATCAAGATCTCCGCCGTCAAGCCGGAGCGCCACATCGTCGAAGCGCCGGCCGTGATCTTCCACGACCAGCTGGAAATGCAGCAAGCCTTCAAGGACGGCAAGCTCAACCGCGATTTCGTCGCCGTCGTCCGCTTCCAGGGACCGAAGGCCAACGGCATGCCGGAGCTGCACAAGCTGACGCCGGCGCTCGGCGTGCTGCAGGACCGCGGCTTCCGCGTGGCGCTCTTGACCGACGGCCGCATGTCCGGCGCATCGGGCAAGGTTCCCGCCGCCATCCATGTGACACCGGAAGCCGTCGATGGCGGCCCGATCGCCCGCATCAGGGAAGGCGACATCATCCGCATCGACGCGATCGCCGGCACGCTTGAGGTGCTGGTCGACGCCGCCGACATGGCCGAGCGCGAGCCCGTGGTCGCCGATCTCTCGGAAAACGAGTTCGGCATGGGCCGCGAGCTCTTCGCTCCCTTCCGCCATACCGCAGGGCCGGCGGATCAGGGTGCGAGCGTCCTGTTCCGCCACTGA
- the zwf gene encoding glucose-6-phosphate dehydrogenase, which produces MSSQIIPVEPFDYVVFGGSGDLAERKLLPALYHRQVEGQFSEPTRIIGASRSALSNEEYRKFADAALKEHLKKGEYDDAEVKKFLARLFYVPVDARSDAGWDQLKKLLDEGKERVRAFYLAVAPGIFGDISQKIHDHKLITKQTRIVVEKPIGRDLASALQLNDTIGKVFKEEQIFRIDHYLGKETVQNLMALRFANALYEPLWNANHIDHVQITVAESVGLEGRAGYYDTAGALRDMVQNHILQLLCLTAMEIPSSMDSEAVRDEKLKVLRALKPIDASNVEQATVRGQYRAGASAGGPVKGYLDELEGGVSNTETFVAIKAEIGNWRWAGVPFYIRTGKRLAGRVSEIVITFKPIPHNIFDQAAGRIVANQLIIRLQPDEGVKQSLMIKDPGPGGMRLRNVSLDMSFASAFNVRNPDAYERLLMDVIRSNQTLFMRRDEVEAAWEWVDPILKGWEATGQQVQGYTAGTWGPSQAIALIERDGRTWHDDI; this is translated from the coding sequence ATGAGCAGCCAAATCATTCCCGTTGAACCATTTGATTATGTCGTTTTCGGCGGCAGCGGCGACCTTGCGGAGCGCAAGCTCCTGCCCGCCCTTTATCATCGCCAGGTCGAAGGCCAGTTTTCCGAGCCGACCCGCATTATCGGCGCTTCGCGCAGTGCGCTTTCCAACGAAGAATACCGCAAGTTCGCCGACGCCGCTCTTAAGGAGCACCTGAAGAAGGGCGAATATGACGACGCCGAAGTCAAGAAATTCCTGGCTCGTCTCTTCTACGTTCCGGTCGATGCCCGCAGCGATGCCGGCTGGGATCAGCTGAAGAAGCTTCTGGACGAAGGCAAGGAGCGCGTGCGCGCCTTTTATCTGGCCGTCGCTCCGGGCATCTTCGGCGACATCTCGCAGAAGATCCACGATCACAAGCTGATCACCAAGCAGACCCGCATCGTCGTCGAAAAGCCGATCGGCCGCGACCTCGCCTCGGCGCTGCAGCTCAACGACACCATCGGCAAGGTCTTCAAGGAAGAGCAGATCTTCCGCATCGACCATTATCTCGGCAAGGAAACCGTGCAGAACCTGATGGCGCTGCGCTTTGCCAACGCGCTCTATGAGCCGCTCTGGAATGCCAACCATATCGACCACGTGCAGATCACGGTGGCGGAATCGGTCGGTCTCGAAGGCCGTGCCGGTTACTACGACACCGCCGGCGCCCTGCGCGACATGGTGCAGAACCATATCCTGCAGCTGCTTTGCTTGACCGCGATGGAAATTCCCTCCTCCATGGATTCGGAAGCCGTTCGCGACGAGAAGCTGAAGGTTCTGCGCGCGCTGAAGCCGATCGACGCCTCCAATGTCGAGCAGGCGACCGTTCGTGGCCAGTACCGCGCCGGCGCTTCGGCAGGCGGCCCGGTCAAGGGTTACCTCGACGAACTGGAAGGCGGCGTTTCGAACACGGAGACCTTCGTCGCAATCAAGGCCGAGATCGGCAACTGGCGCTGGGCCGGCGTTCCCTTCTACATCCGCACCGGCAAGCGTCTTGCCGGCCGCGTGTCGGAGATCGTCATCACCTTCAAGCCGATCCCGCACAACATCTTCGACCAGGCCGCCGGCCGCATCGTCGCCAACCAGCTCATCATCCGCCTGCAGCCGGACGAAGGCGTCAAGCAGTCGCTGATGATCAAGGACCCGGGTCCGGGCGGCATGCGCCTGCGCAACGTCTCGCTCGACATGAGCTTCGCGTCCGCCTTCAACGTCCGCAATCCGGATGCCTACGAGCGCCTGCTGATGGACGTCATCCGCTCCAACCAGACGCTGTTCATGCGCCGCGACGAAGTGGAAGCCGCATGGGAATGGGTCGACCCGATCCTCAAGGGTTGGGAAGCAACCGGGCAGCAGGTACAGGGCTACACCGCCGGCACCTGGGGTCCGAGCCAGGCTATCGCGCTCATCGAGCGTGACGGCCGCACCTGGCACGACGATATCTAA
- a CDS encoding DUF3313 domain-containing protein, producing MALLLSLLAGCAAAPLDRAGSLRSYDGLTRSDGLVAHSLLRVSRDDVLAAKTVRIIPTAFSMRAESAAFTPAQRSLVTNAVDRALCSGLSERFVVVGLSEPADLTVRAVVTQVKTTNATVVGVSKVASVGTSILLPNVPVPIPRIPIGMGSLSLEAEALNSQGVQRAVMIWGRGANAFLDSGTVAKEGDAYSLAAKFGGDFSKMLVKGKTPFGATPSFPSRAKLAALVGRAPKYEACKVFGKSPGVTGFVGERLGLPPAWTDKAPANVEKAASKAP from the coding sequence ATGGCCCTTCTCTTGAGCCTGCTGGCGGGCTGCGCCGCCGCGCCGCTGGATCGCGCAGGATCCCTGCGGTCCTATGACGGCCTGACCCGATCGGACGGGCTGGTCGCGCATTCGCTTCTTCGGGTGAGCAGGGATGATGTTCTTGCGGCCAAGACCGTCAGGATCATTCCGACCGCCTTTTCGATGCGGGCTGAAAGTGCTGCTTTTACGCCCGCGCAGCGTAGCCTTGTCACCAATGCCGTCGACAGGGCACTTTGTTCCGGATTGAGTGAACGCTTCGTCGTTGTCGGTCTGTCCGAGCCCGCGGATTTGACGGTTCGCGCCGTCGTGACACAGGTCAAGACGACGAATGCGACTGTTGTCGGCGTCTCGAAAGTCGCATCCGTGGGTACGAGCATATTGCTGCCGAATGTGCCTGTGCCCATCCCCCGCATTCCGATCGGCATGGGCAGCCTCTCGCTTGAGGCGGAAGCTCTTAATTCCCAGGGTGTGCAGAGGGCTGTCATGATTTGGGGGCGCGGTGCAAACGCATTTCTTGATTCGGGCACCGTTGCCAAGGAAGGGGATGCCTATAGCCTCGCCGCCAAATTCGGCGGTGATTTCAGCAAGATGCTGGTCAAGGGCAAGACGCCGTTCGGCGCGACGCCTTCTTTCCCCTCCCGGGCGAAATTGGCGGCGCTCGTAGGCCGCGCACCCAAGTATGAGGCCTGCAAGGTATTCGGGAAGTCGCCGGGCGTGACGGGCTTCGTGGGAGAACGCCTCGGCCTTCCGCCGGCTTGGACGGACAAGGCTCCGGCGAATGTCGAAAAGGCGGCATCGAAGGCCCCATAA
- a CDS encoding helix-turn-helix domain-containing protein, which yields MKSFLAKGYQETTIDEIAAAAGISRRTFFYYFKSKDDILLAHQSGYMDALRASIMENASAGRPIEVVHQATLRLVIRLQAEAPQLFETATLLRQSESLRARTRGNYLQLEQVAYQALCELFPTKDRDGLRLASMIAVSPLRLSVDKWLQENGRLPLIEYLKDALGKWRTEI from the coding sequence ATGAAATCCTTTCTGGCGAAAGGCTATCAGGAAACGACGATCGACGAGATTGCGGCCGCGGCCGGCATTTCCCGCCGGACTTTCTTTTATTACTTCAAAAGCAAGGATGATATTCTTCTGGCGCATCAAAGCGGATACATGGACGCGCTTCGAGCGAGCATCATGGAGAATGCATCAGCCGGGCGACCGATCGAGGTCGTTCATCAAGCGACCCTAAGACTTGTGATCCGCCTCCAGGCTGAGGCACCTCAGCTTTTTGAAACGGCCACGCTGCTGCGTCAAAGCGAATCCCTACGTGCCCGTACGCGAGGCAACTACCTGCAACTCGAGCAAGTCGCCTATCAGGCCTTGTGCGAACTGTTTCCGACGAAGGATCGCGACGGGCTGCGGCTGGCTTCAATGATCGCGGTCAGCCCCCTGCGCCTCTCGGTCGACAAATGGCTGCAGGAAAATGGCAGACTGCCGCTGATCGAGTATCTGAAGGATGCGCTCGGAAAATGGCGGACGGAAATCTGA